The Gouania willdenowi chromosome 20, fGouWil2.1, whole genome shotgun sequence genome window below encodes:
- the eif2s3 gene encoding eukaryotic translation initiation factor 2 subunit 3, with product MAGDESGTTLGQPHLAKQDLNTLDVSTLTPLSPEIISRQATINIGTIGHVAHGKSTVVKAISGVHTVRFKNELERNITIKLGYANAKVYKLDDPSCPRPECYRSCGSSTPDEFSSDIPGTKGSFKLVRHVSFVDCPGHDILMATMLNGAAVMDAALLLIAGNESCPQPQTSEHLAAIEIMKLKHILILQNKIDLVKESQAKEQHEQILGFVQGTVAEGAPIIPISAQLKYNIEVVCEYIVKKIPVPVRDFISEPRLIVIRSFDVNKPGCEVDDLKGGVAGGSILKGVLKVGQEIEVRPGIVSKDHEGKLMCKPIFSKIVSLFAEHNDLQYAAPGGLIGVGTKIDPTLCRADRMVGQVLGAIGALPEIFTELEISYFLLRRLLGVRTEGDKKAAKVQKLSKNEVLMVNIGSLSTGGRVSAVKADLAKIVLTNPVCTEVGEKIALSRRVEKHWRLIGWGQIRRGVTITPTVDDD from the exons ATGGCGGGCGATGAATCAGGCACGACTCTCGGTCAGCCTCACCTGGCCAAACAAGACCTTAACACTTTG GACGTTTCCACGCTGACGCCACTGTCACCGGAGATCATCAGCAGACAGGCAACTATCAACATTG GGACCATTGGTCATGTGGCGCACGGGAAGTCGACGGTGGTCAAAGCCATCTCTGGCGTTCACACGGTCAGGTTTAAGAACGAACTGGAGAGAAACATCACCATCAAACTAGGATATGCTAACGCTAAG GTCTATAAGCTGGATGACCCCAGCTGTCCTCGCCCAGAGTGTTACCGCTCGTGTGGGAGCAGCACTCCAGACGAGTTCTCCTCCGACATCCCAGGAACCAAAGGAAGCTTCAAACTGGTCAG ACACGTGTCCTTCGTGGACTGTCCAGGTCACGACATCCTGATGGCCACCATGTTAAACGGAGCGGCTGTGATGGACGCCGCCCTGCTGCTCATTG cgGGGAACGAGTCGTGTCCACAGCCACAGACGTCAGAACATCTCGCTGCCATCGAGATCATGAagctgaaacacattttaatcctGCAGAACAAAATCGACCTTGTGAAGGAGAGTCAGGCAAAGGAGCAGCACGAGCAGATCCTGGGCTTTGTacaag GAACGGTGGCGGAGGGCGCTCCCATCATTCCCATCTCGGCTCAGCTGAAGTACAACATCGAGGTGGTGTGTGAGTACATCGTCAAGAAGATTCCCGTTCCCGTCAGAGACTTCATCTCTGAGCCGCGGCTAATCg tgATCCGCTCCTTTGATGTGAACAAACCTGGCTGTGAGGTGGACGACCTGAAAGGGGGCGTGGCAGGAGGCAGCATCCTCAAGGGCGTCCTCAAG GTGGGTCAGGAGATCGAGGTGCGTCCAGGGATCGTGTCTAAGGACCACGAGGGGAAGCTGATGTGTAAACCCATCTTCTCTAAAATCGTCTCTTTGTTCGCTGAACACAACGACCTGCAGTACGCAGCACCTGGAGGACTCATTg GCGTGGGGACTAAGATCGACCCCACACTGTGCCGGGCGGACCGCATGGTGGGTCAGGTGCTCGGCGCCATTGGAGCTCTTCCTGAGATCTTCACTGAGCTGGAGATTTCCTACTTCCTGTTGAGGCGTCTGCTCGGTGTTCGCACTGAAGGAGACAAGAAGGCCGCCAAG GTCCAGAAACTGTCCAAGAACGAGGTTCTGATGGTCAACATCGGCTCACTGTCCACCGGGGGCCGAGTGAGCGCCGTGAAGGCCGACCTCGCCAAGATCGTCCTCACCAACCCCGTTTGTACGGAGGTGGGGGAGAAGATCGCCCTGAGCCGCCGCGTGGAGAAGCACTGGCG TCTGATTGGCTGGGGACAGATCAGGAGGGGCGTGACCATCACACCCACCGTTGATGACGACTGA
- the mynn gene encoding myoneurin, with protein sequence MAQGANHAKLLLQRLYEQREMDFLCDVTIAVRDAEFRAHRNVLSAFSSFFCCCAERGENLTSLEPDNVSRYALEKLLEFVYTGHMNLSRTRQAAVRRAAVFLGMPEAIKYLEESPHWSEPGEGSQPDDVDPSQSSSAPSPASPVPLSIAPPTWTEEGEECAEEPYGREEEDEGVRSDEDFSPTVTRGSGRKRGRKPKSFSGEGGAKVALRGRGRGRGRGRPRGRGRGVVRKEEEELDSDTSVKDCGDNSADWSPSQDDQSLAKKPRLSEGRRGRGRGRGRGRGRGRGRKKEEEEVDEEEELEEGEGEGSVAGAEEDEEEEEEDEDSLEGEDLLGNGEGPLECSQCNKEFKDHSSLRRHEKIHESLKPFSCIFCSKTFRQATQLKTHLRIHTGEKPFSCVDCEKCFAQKCQLVAHRRMHHGEEKPYTCERCGFKFATSSNYKIHIRLHSGEKPYVCDICGQAFAQSSTLTYHKRRHTGEKPYQCDLCGMSFSVSSSLIAHARKHTGETPYKCPQDNCDAKFVTSSELKKHMRRLHPDGNNGVQCLLCGNRFASVKNMIKHQEKAHADEVRQHKERARAVVLLASSHPVAFVQSKFSQENKTLLTLPEVEPANPEPTTPEASSSSSCDSSSSAAAAAVAQHEASDMQEFKSEPVDSPQGSSEQPSINPDTLSALVEQLRPPSPATSLEQIVIIRTVDNTNTQ encoded by the exons ATGGCTCAGGGCGCCAACCACGccaagctgctgctgcagcgtCTGTACGAGCAGAGGGAGATGGACTTCCTGTGTGATGTCACCATCGCCGTGAGAGACGCTGAGTTCAGAGCTCACAGGAACGTCCTGTCAGCGTTCAGCTCCTTCTTCTGCTGTTGCGCTGAGAGAGGAGAGAACCTCACCAGCCTGGAACCAGACAACGTCAGCCGCTACGCCCTGGAGAAGCTGCTGGAGTTTGTTTACACGGGACACATGAACCTCAGCAG AACACGACAGGCCGCCGTTCGCAGAGCGGCCGTTTTCCTCGGTATGCCAGAGGCCATCAAGTATCTGGAGGAGAGTCCTCATTGGTCGGAGCCGGGGGAGGGGTCACAGCCGGACGATGTCGATCCGTCTCAGTCCTCCTCCGCCCCGAGCCCTGCCTCCCCTGTCCCGCTGTCCATCGCCCCACCCACTTGGACGGAGGAAGGCGAGGAGTGCGCGGAGGAGCCGTATGGGCGGGAGGAAGAGGACGAAGGTGTCCGTAGCGACGAAGACTTCAGTCCGACTGTGACGAGAGGCTCTGGGAGGAAGAGGGGAAGGAAACCGAAGAGCTTCAGCGGCGAGGGCGGAGCTAAAGTGGCTCTCAGAGGGAGGGGGCGCGGGCGGGGCCGAGGCCGACCCCGGGGGCGAGGAAGAGGAGTTGTTCgcaaagaggaagaggagttgGACTCGGACACTAGTGTGAAGGACTGTGGAGACAACTCAGCAGACTGGAGTCCATCACAGGACGACCAATCACTCGCCAAGAAACCACGACTCAGCGAGGGAAGACGGGGCCGAGGGCGGGGTCGAGGTAgaggaagggggcggggccGAGGcaggaagaaggaggaggaagaagtagatgaggaggaggagctggaggagggggagggggaaggtaGCGTGGCGGGGGCAGAAgaagacgaggaggaggaggaggaggacgaggacagCCTAGAGGGCGAGGACCTGCTGGGGAATGGGGAGGGGCCTCTGGAGTGCTCGCAGTGCAACAAAGAGTTCAAAGACCACAGTAGTCTCCGGCGCCATGAGAAGATCCACGAGAGCCTCAAACCGTTCTCCTGCATCTTCTGCTCCAAGACGTTCAGACAGGCCACGCAGCTCAAGACACACCTACGCATCCACACAG GGGAGAAGCCCTTCAGCTGTGTGGACTGCGAGAAGTGCTTCGCTCAGAAATGTCAGCTGGTGGCTCACCGCCGCATGCATCACGGAGAGGAGAAACCGTACACGTGTGAACGCTGCGGCTTTAAATTCGCCACCTCATCAAACTACAAGATCCACatcag ACTGCACAGCGGGGAGAAACCGTACGTGTGTGATATTTGCGGTCAGGCCTTCGCTCAGTCCAGCACTCTCACCTACCACAAACGCAGACACACCGGAGAGAAACCGTACCAGTGTGACCTGTGCGGGATGTCCTTCTCCGTGTCCTCCTCGCTCATCGCACACGCACGCAAACACActg GTGAGACTCCGTACAAATGTCCACAGGATAACTGCGATGCTAAGTTTGTGACGTCGTCTGAGCTGAAGAAACACATGAGGCGGCTCCACCCAG ATGGGAACAACGGCGTGCAGTGTCTACTGTGTGGGAACAGGTTTGCCAGCGTAAAGAATATGATCAAACATCAGGAGAAAGCTCACGCTGACGAGGTGCGACAACACAAGGAGCGCGCACGAGCCG TGGTGCTGCTGGCCTCCAGCCACCCCGTGGCCTTTGTCCAGAGTAAGTTCTCTCAGGAGAATAAAACGTTGCTGACCCTCCCGGAGGTGGAGCCTGCTAACCCTGAGCCGACTACGCCCGAagcttcctcctcctcatcctgtgactcctcctcctctgccgcCGCCGCCGCCGTTGCCCAACACGAGGCGTCTGACATGCAGGAGTTCAAATCTGAGCCCGTGGACTCTCCTCAGGGGAGCTCAGAGCAGCCCAGCATCAACCCCGACACGCTGAGCGCTCTGGTGGAGCAGCTCCGCCCCCCGTCACCGGCCACCAGCCTGGAACAGATCGTTATCATCAGGACGGTggacaacactaacacacagtga
- the LOC114453974 gene encoding uncharacterized protein LOC114453974 yields MSAVGPNMQSVTCDLGRPCHLTCTHRLSGITDLNWVKYSGSHPRLYGDHGDEETFIHPDYRGKLSVSRYGESEHGLVSDLCLKEPGVHSESVYLSQARNHLDQFSHCFLNLTVKAPVVDIDIRKERNQIVCRSKKNYPEPQLEWLLDPFWENANKSKLVQRDPDGLLSVQNFLDLPHSEEVDGNHAVSCVVSRDHDWKRGTWTQRALLTSPDVDPWIPCVPDSNETFHSVTWTFNQEHHILSQNGSSKASLVVSDDWKENVKDVSAWGDLQLNAFSPEKEGLYTCVAKGAADTFVTDTILNVDQGNPMLPWFLIFFLGAFILLVVLKNFICGSRNNAGGMWCRRPTVTSKVFIEDSASFTRTKNHWIPTGPY; encoded by the exons ATGTCGGCCGTGGGACCCAACATGCAGAGCGTCACATGTGACCTGGGGCGTCCGTGCCACCTCACGTGCACACATCGTTTATCAGGCATCACTGACCTGAACTGGGTGAAGTATTCTGGTTCCCATCCACGTCTTTATGGAGACCACGGTGACGAGGAGACGTTCATCCACCCTGACTACAGGGGGAAGCTGTCTGTGAGCAGGTACGGGGAGTCTGAACATGGTCTGGTGTCTGACCTGTGTCTGAAGGAGCCTGGGGTCCACTCTGAGTCTGTGTACCTCAGCCAGGCCAGGAACCATTTAGACCAGTTCAGCCACTGCTTCCTCAACCTCACAGTGAaag CGCCAGTGGTGGACATTGACATCAGGAAAGAGAGGAACCAGATCGTCTGCCGCTCAAAGAAAAACTATCCCGAGCCTCAGCTGGAGTGGCTTCTCGACCCTTTCTGGGAAAATGCGAACAAATCCAAGTTGGTGCAGCGTGACCCGGACGGACTGTTGAGCGTGCAGAACTTCCTGGACCTCCCACACTCAGAGGAAGTGGACGGAAACCACGCCGTCAGCTGTGTCGTCAGCAGGGACCATGACTGGAAGAGGGGCACGTGGACCCAACGGG CTCTCCTCACCTCCCCCGATGTCGACCCCTGGATCCCGTGCGTTCCAGACTCCAATGAGACGTTCCACAGCGTCACCTGGACATTCAACCAGGAGCATCACATCCTGTCACAGAACGGCAGCAGCAAAGCTTCACTCGTGGTGTCCGACGATTGGAAGGAGAACGTGAAGGACGTGTCTGCGTGGGGCGACCTGCAGCTCAACGCTTTCAGTCCAGAGAAGGAGGGGCTCTACACCTGCGTGGCCAAAGGTGCAGCGGACACTTTCGTTACCGACACCATCCTGAATGTGGACCAAG GGAACCCCATGCTGCCTTGGTTTCTTATATTTTTCCTGGGAGCGTTCATCCTCCTGGTCGTCCTGAAGAACTTTATCTGTG GCTCGAGGAACAACGCTGGAGGCATGTGGTGTAGGAGAC CGACGGTGACGAGTAAAGTCTTTATTGAAGACTCCGCCTCCTTCACCAGAACAAAAAACCACTGGATTCCAACTGGTCCATATTAG
- the lrrc31 gene encoding leucine-rich repeat-containing protein 31, whose amino-acid sequence MDSADGQRGRDQRRSPLDAIMSQIRRKRVCTDRKSMNRLLIGSERPQISQEGAKEAGSKGSAGGSGVDSQCVVGWGQVCVFLQKFGKNADSRNLSVSHCDLTSTELLELALLLQFLPQLDQVDASWNELIGGSLMALTSHLQHVGGVRTLKLCSCRLNNDDITALGEALSSLPHLELLDLSWNSSVGGGALKGLLGKVPPTLKELHLLDCRLTAADASVLGRILCSVPGLRVLDTSCNPRLAQEVEAFKELADGLSHSPSLSELRFHSCGLTGDSMDALSGPLRCSLSLRHLDLSCNKHLATHLGRLTPHLWNLTHLQSLDLHQCSLSLTDLQHLIQVLPLLTALTEFDVSSNQEVGGVVNQLVSALSLTQMRRFPLNNCSITQESYTSLALVVPYLCSVDVSWSKVVGGRLPLLLDALQLSVIQELRLCSCDLTTSDLLHLASVSGRGFLSSLLLLQLSCNGSVGDDGWAALFSAPGLSSLRELDVSRPPGPPARCSAWLPALLGALTRMEALTQVEMRRWTAAPEERRRLEAALRKRSVVVEWERGEEVDQESECDGHAAEK is encoded by the exons ATGGATTCTGCAG ATGGACAGCGGGGGCGGGACCAGAGGCGCTCGCCACTGGACGCCATCATGAGTCAGATCAGAAGGAAACGCGTTTGCACCGACAGGAAGTCAATGAACCGCCTCCTTATTGGCTCAGAGCGGCCGCAAATCAGTCAGGAAGGAGCGAAGGAGGCAGGATCCAAGGGATCAGCCGGAGGTTCAG gtgTGGACAGTCAGTGTGTGGTCGGTTGGggtcaggtgtgtgtgtttctacagAAGTTTGGGAAAAACGCCGACAGCAGAAATCTGAGTGTTTCTCACTGTGACCTCACAAGTACAGAACTACTGGAActag CGTTGTTGCTGCAGTTTCTTCCTCAGCTGGATCAAGTCGACGCTTCCTGGAACGAGCTGATTGGTGGAAGTCTGATGGCGTTGACCTCTCACCTCCAGCATGTGGGTGGAGTCAGGACACTGAAGCTCTGCAGCTGTAGGCTGAACAACGATGACATCACTGCTCTGG gtGAGGCTCTGAGCTCCCTCCCTCACCTGGAGCTGTTGGATCTGTCGTGGAACAGCAGTGTTGGAGGCGGAGCTTTGAAAGGCCTACTGGGTAAAGTCCCTCCCACCCTGAAGGAGCTCCACCTACTGGACTGTCGCCTCACTGCAGCCGACGCTTCAGTGCTGG GACGGATACTGTGCTCTGTTCCTGGACTCCGTGTGTTAGACACTTCCTGTAACCCTCGCCTGGCACAGGAAGTAGAGGCCTTCAAGGAGCTGGCTGACGGCCTGTCTCACAGCCCCTCCCTCAGTGAGCTGAGGTTCCACAGCTGTGGTCTGACTGGAGACTCCATGGATGCTCTGA GTGGTCCACTCAGATGTTCCCTCTCCCTGAGACACCTGGACCTGTCCTGTAACAAACACCTGGCCACTCACCTGGGCCGTCTCACCCCTCACCTGTGGAACCTCACTCACCTGCAGAGCCTTGACCTCCATCAGTGCAGCCTCTCACTCACCGACCTGCAGCATCTCA TCCAGGTGTTGCCTCTTCTGACGGCGCTGACTGAGTTCGACGTGTCGTCCAATCAGGAGGTTGGAGGCGTGGTTAACCAGCTGGTTTCTGCCCTTTCTCTGACACAGATGAGACGATTCCCGCTCAACAACTGTAGCATCACACAGGAGTCCTACACATCTCtgg cccTGGTGGTCCCGTACCTGTGCAGTGTGGACGTCTCCTGGTCTAAAGTGGTCGGTGGTCGTCTGCCTCTGCTATTGGACGCTCTGCAGCTGTCCGTCATCCAGGAGCTCCGCCTCTGCAGCTGTGACCTCACAACCTCTGACCTGCTTCACCtcg CCTCGgtgagtgggcggggcttcctgTCGTCcctcctcctgctgcagctCTCCTGTAACGGTTCGGTGGGGGACGATGGTTGGGCGGCGTTGTTCTCCGCCCCGGGTCTGTCCTCTCTGAGGGAGCTGGATGTGAGCCGGCCCCCGGGCCCCCCGGCCCGCTGCTCGGCGTGGCTGCCGGCGCTGCTGGGCGCTCTGACCCGGATGGAGGCGCTGACCCAGGTGGAGATGCGGCGCTGGACGGCCGCACCGGAGGAGAGACGGCGGCTTGAGGCGGCGCTGAGGAAGAGGAGCGTGGTGGTGGAGTGGGAGCGTGGTGAGGAAGTGGACCAGGAGTCGGAGTGTGACGGACACGCAGCAGAGAAGTGA
- the klhl15 gene encoding kelch-like protein 15: MPVANQSSVMAADVEVFLSQVHDGSVSSGFRALYEERLLLDVTLMIEDHHFQAHKALLATQSDYFRVMFTADMRERDQDRIQLKGVTAAGFGHILNFMYYGSLELSMITVQEILQAAMYVQLTEAVEFCCSFLLAKICLENCAEVMKVLEDFSVAVEGVQETLNNFLLQNFVPLMNRTDFLSHLSLERLQSFLSSDALSRFPEVDLYESVQSWLRHDRRRWRHTDAIVQSLRFCLMTPADIFEKVKTSEFYRYSRQLRQEVERALNYFHDVNQQPLVESNANRIRSVRPQTAVFRGMIGHSMVNSKILLLQRPKVWWELEGPQVPLRPDCLAIVNDFAFLLGGEELGADGEFHASSKVYRYDPRQNSWLRMADMSVPRSEFAVGVIGKYIYAVAGRTRDETFYSTERYDMTLDRWEAVEPYPVNKYGHEGTVLDGKLFITGGITSSSTSKQVCVFQPGQESGEYRDTNEASEPHRTRRATAPPAGCWENKSKMNYARCFHKMTAHNGKLYVLGGVCVVLRASFESQGCPSTEVYDPVADDWTILASMPVGRSGHGVAVLERQIVVLGGLCYNGHYSDSILTFDPEQNKWKEDEYPRMPCKLDGLQVCSLHFPEFVLEHVRRCS, translated from the exons ATGCCCGTGGCCAATCAGAG CAGTGTGATGGCGGCGGACGTGGAGGTGTTCCTGTCCCAGGTGCATGATGGGAGCGTGTCGTCGGGTTTCAGAGCGCTGTACGAGGAGCGCCTACTGCTGGACGTCACGCTGATGATCGAGGACCACCACTTCCAG GCTCACAAGGCGCTGTTGGCCACGCAGAGCGACTACTTCCGTGTAATGTTCACGGCCGACATGAGGGAGCGCGACCAGGACCGGATCCAGCTGAAGGGTGTGACGGCCGCCGGCTTCGGTCACATCCTCAACTTCATGTACTACGGCTCGCTGGAGCTCAGCATGATCACGGTGCAGGAGATCCTGCAG GCGGCGATGTACGTTCAGCTGACGGAGGCGGTGGAGTTCTGCTGCTCCTTCCTGTTGGCGAAGATCTGCCTTGAAAACTGTGCTGAGGTGATGAAGGTCCTCGAGGACTTCAGCGTCGCCGTGGAAGGAGTGCAGGAAACACTCAACAACTTCCTGCTACAAAACTTTGTACCACTGATGAACCGCACCGACTTCCTGTCGCACCTTAGCCTGGAGAGActgcag TCGTTTCTGAGCAGCGACGCCCTCAGTCGTTTTCCTGAAGTCGATCTTTACGAATCCGTCCAATCGTGGTTGAGACACGACCGCCGTCGTTGGAGACACACAGACGCCATCGTTCAGTCGCTCAGATTCTGCCTCATGACGCCGGCTGACATCTTCGAGAAG GTGAAAACGTCAGAGTTCTACAGGTACTCGCGGCAGCTGCGACAGGAAGTGGAGCGCGCACTGAACTACTTCCACGATGTGAACCAGCAGCCACTGGTGGAGTCTAACGCTAACCGTATCCGCTCGGTGCGACCGCAGACCGCCGTGTTCAGAGGAATGATCGGACACAGTATGGTCAACAGTAAGATCCTGCTGCTGCAGCGGCCCAAg GTGTGGTGGGAGCTGGAGGGCCCTCAGGTGCCGTTGCGACCCGACTGCCTCGCCATCGTCAATGATTTCGCTTTCCTGCTGGGCGGCGAGGAGCTCGGAGCAGACGGAGAGTTCCACGCCTCGTCCAAAGTTTACCGCTACGACCCACGCCAGAACTCCTGGCTACGCATGGCAGACATGTCGGTGCCAAG GTCGGAGTTCGCGGTCGGTGTTATTGGGAAGTACATTTACGCAGTAGCAGGACGAACACGGGACGAGACCTTCTACTCCACAGAGCGCTACGACATGACGCTGGACCGCTGGGAGGCGGTGGAGCCGTACCCGGTCAACAAGTACGGACACGAGGGGACGGTGCTGGACGGGAAGCTCTTCATCACCGGCGGCATCACGTCCTCCTCGACCTCCAAGCAGGTGTGCGTATTCCAGCCCGGCCAAGAGAGTGGCGAGTACCGCGACACCAATGAGGCGTCAGAGCCGCACAG GACGAGGCGTGCAACGGCGCCCCCCGCTGGCTGCTGGGAGAACAAATCCAAGATGAACTATGCGCGCTGCTTCCACAAGATGACGGCGCACAACGGGAAGCTGTACGTGCTGGGCGGCGTGTGCGTGGTGCTGCGGGCCTCCTTCGAGTCACAGGGCTGCCCGTCCACCGAGGTGTACGACCCGGTCGCGGACGACTGGACCATCCTGGCCTCCATGCCTGTGGGCCGCAGCGGGCACGGCGTGGCGGTGCTGGAGCGGCAGATCGTGGTTCTGGGCGGACTGTGCTATAACGGACACTACAGCGACTCcatcctgacctttgaccccgaGCAGAACAAGTGGAAGGAGGACGAGTATCCCAGAATGCCTTGCAAGCTTGACGGACTTCAGGTGTGCAGCTTGCACTTCCCCGAGTTCGTGCTGGAGCACGTGCGTCGCTGCAgctga